One segment of Phragmites australis chromosome 13, lpPhrAust1.1, whole genome shotgun sequence DNA contains the following:
- the LOC133887742 gene encoding UDP-glycosyltransferase 73D1-like translates to MAMETTLTSKPDILVIPWPATSHMIPIVDIGCLLAAHGAAVTIITTPASAQLVRSRVDRTAQGSTGVTVTVIPFPAAEAGLPDGCERLDHVPSPGLVPNFFDATSQFGVAVAQHSRAMAPCRPTCIVAGMCNTWALGIARELGAPCFIFHGFGAFALLCCEYLNTHKPHEAVASLDELFDVPVLPPFECKFARRQLPLQFLPSCSIGEDSLRELREFEMAVDGIVVNSFEELEHGSAAHLAAATGKTVLAVGPISLSGAPGLLDSRADSDDARRCMAWLDAKKAMSVLYVSFGSAGRMLPAQLMQLGLALVSCSWPVLWVIKGADSLPNDTARWLRENTDADGLPESQCLVVRGWAPQVAILEHSAVGGFVTHCGWGSTLESVAAGVPMVAWPFTAEQFLNEKLIVDVLGIGVSVGVTKPTEGVLTGARGGGGEPKPDVGMEQVKKALNKLMDGAEAEERRRKTQELKAKAKAALEHGGSSYMNLKKLIQFAV, encoded by the coding sequence ATGGCGATGGAGACCACCCTGACCTCGAAGCCTGACATCCTGGTCATCCCATGGCCGGCCACCAGTCACATGATCCCCATCGTCGACATCGGGTGCCTCCTCGCCGCGCACGGCGCGGCGGTCACCATCATCACCACGCCCGCCAGCGCGCAGCTCGTCCGGAGCCGCGTGGACCGCACCGCCCAAGGCTCCACGGGCGTCACGGTCACCGTGATCCCCTTTCCGGCGGCCGAGGCCGGCCTGCCGGATGGCTGCGAGAGGCTGGACCACGTCCCCTCACCTGGCCTGGTGCCGAACTTCTTTGATGCCACCTCGCAGTTCGGCGTGGCCGTGGCGCAGCACAGCCGCGCCATGGCGCCGTGCCGGCCGACTTGCATCGTCGCCGGGATGTGCAACACGTGGGCGCTGGGCATCGCGCGAGAGCTCGGCGCGCCTTGCTTTATCTTCCACGGTTTCGGCGCGTTTGCTCTGCTGTGCTGCGAGTACTTGAACACGCACAAGCCGCACGAGGCGGTCGCGTCGCTGGACGAGCTCTTCGACGTCCCTGTTCTGCCGCCTTTCGAGTGCAAGTTCGCGAGGAGGCAGCTGCCACTGCAGTTCCTGCCTTCCTGCTCCATTGGGGAGGACAGTCTTCGAGAGCTCCGGGAGTTCGAGATGGCCGTGGACGGCATCGTCGTGAACAGCTTCGAAGAGCTGGAGCACGGCTCAGCAGCGCATCTCGCGGCTGCCACGGGCAAAACGGTGCTCGCCGTCGGCCCCATCTCGCTGTCCGGCGCACCTGGCCTGCTCGACTCGCGGGCCGACTCGGATGACGCGAGACGGTGCATGGCGTGGCTGGACGCCAAGAAAGCCATGTCCGTGCTCTACGTCAGCTTCGGCAGCGCCGGGCGCATGCTTCCAGCGCAACTGATGCAGCTCGGCCTGGCGCTTGTGTCATGCTCCTGGCCTGTCCTCTGGGTCATCAAGGGAGCTGACTCGCTTCCAAATGACACCGCGAGGTGGCTGCGGGAGAACACCGACGCGGACGGCCTCCCGGAGAGCCAGTGCCTCGTAGTTCGCGGGTGGGCGCCGCAGGTTGCCATCCTAGAGCACTCGGCCGTCGGCGGCTTCGTGACGCACTGCGGGTGGGGCTCGACGCTGGAGAGCGTCGCCGCGGGCGTCCCCATGGTCGCCTGGCCATTCACCGCCGAGCAGTTCCTTAATGAGAAACTGATCGTGGACGTGCTCGGAATCGGTGTGTCCGTCGGCGTGACGAAGCCCACCGAGGGCGTGTTGACCGgtgccagaggcggcggcggcgagccgaAGCCAGATGTGGGAATGGAACAGGTAAAGAAGGCCCTAAACAAGCTGATGGATGGAGCCGaagcagaggagaggaggagaaaaacGCAGGAGCTGAAGGCCAAAGCAAAGGCTGCTTTGGAGCATGGTGGATCGTCATACATGAATCTGAAGAAGTTGATCCAGTTTGCCGTTTGA